The genomic window GCCAAATACAAATTATTAAGCAAATGCTAAATATTCTGCTCGCCAAAGTTTCTGCTAATATGGTATGACAGTATTACATAGCATTCATCATGACATACTGcacatatgtgtacatgtatgttggTAGTTCTTCAGTGATGTTATTATTTCCCTGTAGACAAGAAATATGTTGAGGCAATTGAGTTCTATACAAAGGCCATAGATGTCAACCCCAGTGTGGCTAGTTACTATGGTAACTGGAGCATTGCTCACTTGCGTACAGAAGCATTTGGTTATGCTCTACAAGATGCTAGTAAAGCTCTGGAACTTGATAAGAATTATATTAAAGTGAGTAGACCATTAACACCTTCGTTTTGTGTTTGGAGCATTCATTATatataacacatgtacagtggaacctctcttaacaaactccctgaattaaggacacgatagaaaaaacctccataataaggacaaaaaattttggtcccaacagatctggttaatactttttttacctcTATAAGAGGAAAACATCTGGccaaaattctgggtcccaaatagagaggttccactgtatatgatAGTACTCTTAGTGACCAACTATTAAGTCCTCAATTGAAAGATTTATTCATCTAACTGCTTATTAAAACCAATGATTGTGACTTGGAAATGGCCTGCTTAAACATGTTCCTGTGTACTTCAAATGAGTAATAACAGCTTATAAGAATACATTTTGTAACTGAATATTGGAAATCACCTGTATGGGTGCATTATTGATTCACAGAGaatatattttaatattgtaaCTCACCAGCTCTGGTAActagtgttccaccgataatcggatcggtatcgtatcggagccgatattgggcttttcgtatcgatcggtatcggttattcaggtattccgataccgattaatagccactcgCGCCAATCATCAtaaccataactatcatcataaatcctatgctagcaaaacgtgaggtataacaagttggaaatagtgttgagtattattctagcataaaaggtgcaggaattgctttgctaaacatcaagcaactgctacttactatgtttgcatgaaaaagatcgaaatattctaatagaacagtcactgcacaataatatattctactaggacagtcacacatagccagcttgagatgattgtaaattgtatagcaattatcggtatcggtatctgtatcggtgaaaatttgcttctaggtatcggtatcggatcggtagttatttttctgtatcggtggaaccctacTGGTAACTACATGATATAGGCTTCTCACCAAAAACGATGGAGCAATTCATGACCTTTAAGAGTATCTGGTGACCAAAATTGTAGAGTTTCAGATATGTCTTTTACCTGTGGAAATTGTTAGCCCAACTTtgtgctggtgttatctcagtTTTGACTCTCTGTCCATTATGGTTGACTTTGCTAAATCCAGTCACAGTTTTGGTTTTCATACAACAGTCCTGCTAAGACATTTTTATCCATTGGATCTGTGCCTTATCCATCCATCTATTGGTGTTCCCTATGCACACATTTGTGCGTGTGTCTACATGTAATGTATCTTTTTTCTATTAGGGTTACTACAGGAGGGCTAGTGCCTACATGGCTATGGGAAAGTTCAAGTTAGCCTTAAAAGATTCTGAATTGGTTAGTATATTTTGTACGCTATATATATGAGTACAGTacatctttgtgtgtgtgtgtgtgtgtgtgtgtgtgtgtgtgtgtgtgtgtgtgtgtgtgtgtgtgtgtgtgtgtgtgtgtgtgtgtgtgtgtgtgtgtgtgttggttaGTATATTTTGTACGCTATATATATGAGTACAGTACAtcttagtgtgtgtgtgtgtgtgtcactgtgtgtgtgtgtgtgtgtcactgtgtgtgtgtgtgtgtgtcactgtgtgtgtgtgtgtcactgtgtgtgtgtgtcactgtgtgtgtgtgtgtcactgtgtgtgtgtgtgtgtcactgtgtgtgtgtgtgtgtcactgtgtgtgtgtgtgtcactgtgtgtgtgtgtgtgtcactgtgtgtgtgtgtgtgtcactgtgtgtgtgtgtgtatgtcactgtgtgtgtgtgtgtgtcactgtgtgtgtgtgtgtgtcactgtgtgtgtgtgtcactgtgtgtgtgtgtgtcactgtgtgtgtgtgtgtgtgtcactgtgtgtgtgtgtgtgtgtcactgtgtgtgtgtgtcactgtgtgtgtgtgtgtcactgtgtgtgtgtgtgtgtgtgtgtcactgtgtgtgtgtgtgtgtgtgtcactgtgtgtgtgtgtgtgtgtcactgtgtgtgtgtgtgtgtgtgtgtcactgtgtgtgtgtgtgtgtgtgtgtgtcactgtgtgtgtgtgtcactgtgtgtgtgtgtgtcactgtgtgtgtgtgtgggtgtcactgtgtgtgtgtgtgtcactgtgtgtgtgtgtgtgtgtcactgtgtgtgtgtgtgtcactgtgtgtgtgtgtgtgtgtgtgtgtcactgtgtgtgtgtgtcactgtgtgtgtgtgtgtgtcactatgtgtgtgtgtgtgtgtcactctgtgtgtgtgtgtgtcactctgtgtgtgtgtgtcactctgtgtgtgtgtcattgtgtatgtgtgtgtgtgtcatgtgtgtgtatgtgtcactgtgtgtgtgtgtgtgtgtgtgtgtgtgtgagtgagtgtgctGCTAGTAACAAAATTTAACTGGCAagatccatgcatgcatggtgcaATGAGTGGTACATCATACCAAACTATAGAATACATGTGCTTGGGTCCATTTATTAAATGCTGACGCACTAAAATctagtccatgatgtgtgcattgtggtTGCTGCatttggtgaaaaggcacatttcTGCCAATGTTGAATAGTGAGAAAATCAAGTGCATACCTATAGTTTAATTAACATACAGTGCTGTTTTTATAAGACCAGGCATTTATAAAAGTGATTTAGGACCCAGCATTTAAATGAGTCTGGTATCTAATCAGTCCCAGGAGTTTACACGAGGTGAAGAGTGATTGTGGATAAAATGGTGTTGAGTGTACCTAAGTGACTTACAGTTTGGAATCTCCACTTGCAACAATGAAACATGACATGAAgcatattggttaggtagaatcaagcTCAAAGGTGTGGtcaaaaatgcttccaacaaATTACTTGCTACAGCTCATGGCTATATAATCCCAATTCgtacttaaaattccaaatatttctTTCTACTTGTGCATATAAATGCTGTCCGTCTGTCTGCTTTCCATTTAAGTCTGCGCATTCTTCTCACCAGCAGCTGCACTTACGTATTGAAGTGATTTTTGTGCCAACAAAACACTCATCATCCAACAATGAACTAGCATTTTATGAAGCTTTTAACTGCCATTGTTTTGTTGTTTATAATGCAAGAATTAAAAGCcctgaattctttctgtaaagtGAATGCGAACTGCAAGTAAATGCCTATGTTAGCTAACTTacactgtatgcatgcatttaTTCATTAAGACTGGGCTGGAGCTGATGTGAGAAGTTTAGCTTAGTGGTCAGGGCACATGCTCATCAGTTCAGAGTTCAAATCCAGTTGGTAACTGCACATTTTTTTTGCTCAGGCAACCATTTTagtatgctcaaaatttttttgatgtggtaaaggGAGTTAATTAAACGACTGATGTTGGTAGTAAATTGATAGTGTTactgctctactttattttACTGGGGAAAGTCTGAACCTTTTTTCTGTTGTTATTTATTCTTTTTGGCACAGCCTTTTTTCTGTAATGTTTACCTTGTCATTCTCACTCACATACATAATAGTTTGACATCAATTCATAATTGGTGTTTTTACAGTTGAACTTGTCTtggtggccacctgtatagacaGACCACCTTTCTATAAAAGCCAACTATAAATTCTGTAATCGAGACCTCTATACACTACTCCACCTGTAAAAAGTGGTTATTATCAGTCAAGAAAGTTTGGCCTgcttatagacaggttccattGTAAGAATAATTTTGGTGAGATATAGGTGAAAAACACGAGACTATATAGCCTTTCAATATTAtactagggctgggatgaatattgaaatttaccttcgaacatttgctaataaaatgtgtgaacattcaaagcttcagtgttagctttcaagttacaggttttcttgtatttaagCATATCCTTATTAAGTTTTATCGTTCTAATCCTATGTAATaaatttggaaagtgcatagcagtaGTACTGAATGACACGATCAATTGATTGCAAAATGGCTTGTCTGCTATACTACAATcttgcataggtaaacaccaactaatgcTAAAAGGACATTTCCATGTATTATTGATCACATTTTAAGGCTACAATtatggtagcaagctaaactgcaaggtttaaaagtgggtgtggcacacAAAGGTTGATCGCAAAGAGACGAACATCAATCATGCAAgatgaataagcagctgcaataaagataacaacgtttatttgtaattctttcatagGCTATGAGTGCATTATGAAACTTTGAGGATACTTTTATTATTTGAAGTTCActaaccttcgaacccacgaaaCATTTGAAGCTTCATCCCAACCTTATATTATACATTTTGAATGATTATTAGATCCTTACATTGTCACTTACTAACTATGGTGCAAtaaaatcctagaataaacagtTGCTTCTGGGTACAGAGTGTAGTGTGCAGTAGGTGTGCTTACAGTGAATTGTGCAACTTTGATAAGATGTAGTGTTTGCGTGGGATATTACACTGTGTCTATATAACCTGTAACAGACATTGCTTCGGAATGCACGAGTAAATATTAGATCCTACAATCCTTAGCCACTAAGTATATGTGTAAGTATACAGAAATATTCAGGACAATAAAGTCCTGCTCGTACCTGTAGGGTAGGTACTAGTGCTAGtgtactatactgtactgtaaattAAAATCCTGTATTCCGTAATGTTTTCAGATCATTACATATGCTGCTTTTGTATTCAGGTTAAGAAGGTTCGTCCTAAAGACAAAGATGCCATTCAAAAGTAGGAAGAGTGTAACAAGATTGTTAAGTGGATGGCCTTCCAAAAGGCCATAGTAGTGGATACTACCTACACATCTGTTGCTGACAGTATTAACCTTGATACCATTGGTAAGTatgtgcgtgtttgtgtgtagcgtgtatgtgtgtgtgtgtgtgtgtgtgtgtagtgcgggAGCTTAGCCGAGTTGCTAGAGCATTGGCCTgttaattgaaaggttccagggttGATGCCTGATTATTccaagttgttgttgttgtatacttgagtaagaaactttacccagctgtataatgggcacctggtggcctggtatcAACTGGGGAAGCCGCCCACTCAGCTGTAACAGTAATGGGTGGTTTGCTGGGCAGTAATAGCTGTGTATGGCTGCTGGAGGCTTactttgtgcgtgtgtgtgtgtgtgtgtgtgtgtgtgtgtgtgtgtgtgtgtgtgtgtgtgtgtgtgtgtgtgtgtgtgtgtgtgtgtgtgtgtgtgtgtgtgtgtgtgtgtgtgtgtgtgtgcatttgatTCTGTGTGGTACATTGCATTGTCCTACACATGTGAATCCTTTTTGCTACAACAAAACTGTTATGTTCACTAATATTCTTTGAGCAGCTTGCTAATTTTCCTAATGGGAACCTTATCCTTGTATGCTATGGACGAATCTGTACATTTGCTTTTACTATTttaatactgtactgtactgtactgtactgtactgtaccgtactgtattgtactgtactgtactgtgctgtactgtactgtactgtactgtgctGTGCTgtgctgtactgtactgtactgtgctgtgctgtactgtactgtactgttctTACATTATTTGTTATCTTTACACACTCAGATGTTGAGGATAGCTACAGTGGTCCCAAGTTGGATGATGATATCAGTGCAGGATTTATGAAGAATATGTTACAGTGGTTTAAAGATCAGAAGAAActatacaaaaaaatattgcTATAAGGTGAGCACATTGTAACTCTATTGTGTGTACATCAATTGTAAGTGGTGTAGGGATCACTCAGGGGGGAGTCCCACTTAAAATAGTGACCAAACTTGCATCATTAAAAtcaatagtattgtattgttAAGTTCAGTAACATTAGAGATCAGGAAGGCTCCCTGCGTATTTCATTGGGTAACCCCCTTTTTTCAGTAAAACATCTCTCTGAATGTCTTTAATACAAGTACCTACACTGTATTCTTAGGCTAACTAAGCTAGACACTTTCCTTCTTTTGTCCTTGTATCACCCACAAACAAAAGAATAAAATGGTCAGGCTATGTGAGACTACTGTTTTATGTGTACATGTCTCTTTTTTTATAGATTATGTTGGAAGCTAAAAAGCTCTTTGAAGCAACTCAGACCCTCTGTGATATTAAAATTCCTGATGTacgtaagtgtgtgtgtgtgtgtacgtgttgAGATGTTCTCGTATACTTGATTAGTACAATGGGACCACAGCCctgttgaactactctaatagaacaaacacttaATGTAGCATGACGTAGACCTCTTGACAATGTATTTTCCTGCTGTACtgttattacatgtacaatgtagTAAGTATCgagatactaaaatggcagtatcgctcagccctacaaTGTAGTCTTTGTTTCTTACTaaggtacagtagctatatagtatagcaaggtgtaaaatggtgactgtgcactGCTTTATTTGGCCTCtaaccttgtgactgtggtcagtgagactaaaatcaagttttggcgattta from Dysidea avara chromosome 2, odDysAvar1.4, whole genome shotgun sequence includes these protein-coding regions:
- the LOC136246838 gene encoding serine/threonine-protein phosphatase 5-like translates to MADSSGPSAAPEDVAKAEEHKNKANEYFKDKKYVEAIEFYTKAIDVNPSVASYYGNWSIAHLRTEAFGYALQDASKALELDKNYIKGYYRRASAYMAMGKFKLALKDSELVKKVRPKDKDAIQK